TGACACGTCATCTTGATGATGTCATTGCGGAGCTGAAATCGATCCGGAGAACCAATACGGGGCTCTTGCGAGACTTATCACGCACACTTCACCAGCTGGAGGCGTTAAGAACGCCACGGGTGCTGAACGAGATCCCCTCTCGGCGCGTCGCTTAGCTTTTTCCACGTCCCAATGATATTCTAATTTCAAGGAGATTGTCCTATGAATTTACCACTTCCCCAAAGGCTTGTGCACGCGCCTGTTTTTGAGTCGTTCACACCGCAACGTCGCCGTCCCCACGTGCAGCTTCGCTTGGTGCGGCCAGCGCCAACACCTGAGCCTCAGGTCACACAAGATTCCGTGATGGATCTCATGACCGCGCGGGTCACACAAGAGATTAAAGCCCAAGAAGCGCATCAAGCGCGATTGGCTCAAGATCCCGCCTGGCAGGAGCTTAAGGCAACACTCGCCCGTCGCAAAGCCGAACTTCACGCCCAAGGCCAAAGCGTCTTATCCCAAGAGGATGATGCGGAGGAGGCAATCCGAGACGAGGATGATGATCATAACGATGATTATCATCAAACTTTACGTGAGAATCGCGCCGATTACTACGCGAGCATTCATCTGTCAGGAGCAAGATCATGAATACAACCATCGTGCGTACAACTGGTTTGTCCAGACAAGCCCGACAAGAACGACGTCATTGGATCCATGCGAGCGATGTCGCACCCATTCTTGGCGTCTCTCCTTTCAAAACGGCCTACGAGGTCTTTATCGAAAAGACGATGGATCTGCCGGAATTGGAAGAGGATTCCACAACATCCCAGCAAGAATGGGGATTGCGGTTGGAAGGCTCTATTATCCAAGCCTACAGGGAATCAACGGGATATCACCTTCATATCGGTCGTTGGCCTCAACGTGCGCAAAAAGTCTGGAAAGAAGCCTCTCTGCCATTTCGGGGCACGCCGGACGCTTTGGTTTTAAACGAGAAGGCCTCACGAGATCCTTCTCTCTGGCAACCGGTGCGGGGACTTGAGATCAAAACAACAGATGCGTTTAACGCAAAAGGATGGGGTCTCACCGGAACACGGTGGGACGGATCCGATCTTGAGAGCTGTCCAGTACCTTATCATTACTACATTCAAGTCTTGAGTTATATGATTCTCTTTGATGTGAAAGCGTGGGATCTGGCCGTCTTGATCGGTGGCAATGATTACCGCCTCTATCATTTGGAGTGGCACCAAGAGACCGCGGAGCTCATTCTTGCCACACTCAAAGATTTCTATAACCGGTATATGCGCACTAAAACAGAGCCGCCTTGCGATTACAGCGCACCAGGCGTGCAGACAATTTTGAGTCGCCTTTATACACCTCAGGAAGACACAGAGATCACGCTTGACGATGCGGCCGCCGCAATCGCTTACGAAGCTCACGCGATGTGCCAGTTGTCAAAATCTGCGGCCGACAAAGCCAAAGCTCTCAAAGCACAATTGAGGCATCTCATGAAAACTGCATCCCTGGGATATCTTCCCTGTGGCGGCAGAGTGTCCCTCACTCAAACTCGCGATGGCGCCCATCGCATGACTTTCCGTATTGATCAAGGAGAAGAATAATGACACACCTGACAACTTATACCTCGGCAACACTTCCCAATCCACACGAGATGGACAATGCCTTAAAACTCGCCC
The sequence above is drawn from the Candidatus Bealeia paramacronuclearis genome and encodes:
- a CDS encoding YqaJ viral recombinase family protein, which translates into the protein MNTTIVRTTGLSRQARQERRHWIHASDVAPILGVSPFKTAYEVFIEKTMDLPELEEDSTTSQQEWGLRLEGSIIQAYRESTGYHLHIGRWPQRAQKVWKEASLPFRGTPDALVLNEKASRDPSLWQPVRGLEIKTTDAFNAKGWGLTGTRWDGSDLESCPVPYHYYIQVLSYMILFDVKAWDLAVLIGGNDYRLYHLEWHQETAELILATLKDFYNRYMRTKTEPPCDYSAPGVQTILSRLYTPQEDTEITLDDAAAAIAYEAHAMCQLSKSAADKAKALKAQLRHLMKTASLGYLPCGGRVSLTQTRDGAHRMTFRIDQGEE